From one Triticum urartu cultivar G1812 chromosome 3, Tu2.1, whole genome shotgun sequence genomic stretch:
- the LOC125546720 gene encoding acyl-protein thioesterase 1 homolog 1-like, translating into MCRDTTESIGEPNKARSPPQKQESGNPTPLPLRRRTEEKDPDDTSSAAPVASHRIAPATPARCFPRPQLSRIAAGREAIGFVALASVVARRGGAAAAAAATVRGMSFGGASSVAAGGKRPFEYGRTHVVRPKGAHKATIVWLHGLGDNGASWSQLLETLPLPNIKWICPTAPTRPVAIFGGFPSTAWFDVADLSEDSPDDVEGLDSSAAHVANLLSTEPADIKLGVGGFSMGAATALYSGTCFAHGKYGNGNPYPVNLSVAVGLSGWLPCARSLKNKIESSQEAAQKASSLPLMLCHGKADDVVLYKHGERSADALKSTGFANVEFKSYSRLGHYTVPEEMDEVVKWL; encoded by the exons ATGTGTCGAGACACCACCGAGTCCATCGGCGAACCGAACAAGGCACGTTCCCCACCACAGAAACAAGAAAGCGGAAACCCCACACCGCTGCCGCTGCGAAGGAGAACCGAGGAGAAAGATCCGGACGATACGAGCTCAGCAGCTCCCGTCGCATCGCATCGCATCGCCCCGGCGACACCCGCCCGCTGCTTCCCTCGTCCTCAGCTCTCCCGAATCGCCGCCGGCCGAGAG GCCATTGGATTCGTGGCGTTGGCGAGCGTGGTCGCAaggagaggaggggcggcggcggcggcggcggcgactgtTCGCGGGATGAGCTTCGGCGGCGCCAGCTCCGTCGCGGCCG GTGGGAAGCGGCCGTTCGAGTACGGGAGGACGCATGTGGTGAGGCCCAAGGGCGCGCACAAGGCCACCATCGTCTGGCTCCACGGCCTCGGCGACAATGGAGCCAG CTGGTCTCAACTGTTGGAAACTCTTCCCCTTCCTAAT ATAAAATGGATTTGCCCAACTGCACCTACGAGGCCTGTGGCAATTTTTGGTGGATTCCCATCTACTGCAT GGTTTGATGTTGCTGATCTTTCAGAAGATTCTCCTGATGATGTTGAGGGGCTGGATTCCTCAGCTGCACATGTTGCAAATTTATTGTCTACCGAACCTGCAGACA TCAAGCTTGGCGTTGGTGGCTTTAGTATGGGTGCTGCTACTGCGCTTTACTCTGGTACTTGCTTTGCTCATGGAAAATATGGAAATGGCAATCCATACCCTGTGAACCTAAGTGTGGCTGTTGGTCTCAGTGGCTGGCTCCCATGTGCCAG GTCATTGAAGAACAAAATTGAGAGCTCACAGGAGGCTGCACAGAAGGCTTCATCATTACCCCTTATGCTTTGTCATGGAAAAG CTGATGATGTGGTCCTCTACAAACATGGAGAGAGATCTGCTGATGCACTTAAGTCAACCGGGTTTGCAAATGTGGAATTCAAGTCCTACAGCAG ACTCGGGCACTATACCGTTCCAGAGGAGATGGACGAAGTCGTCAAGTGGCTT